The Bacteroides fragilis NCTC 9343 genome includes the window TAATCTTTGTAATATTCATTGCTCTTTAACATATAATGTTTAGTCGTGCAAAAATAGCCTTAATTATCTTTTTTTTCTATCTTTACGACGGAAATAATAGTTAAAAGTGAGGATATGTCATGCTTTTGTATGTAATAGAGTAGCTTTTTTCTTTTAAATACGTAATATTCAATAAAAAAAGAGCAGCAATGAAGATCGGAATTCTTACATCAGGCGGCGATTGCCCCGGTATAAACGCTACAATTCGTGGGGTATGCAAAACAGCTATTAATCATTACGGGATGGAAGTTGTAGGGATTCACAGTGGTTTTCAGGGACTGTTGACGAAAGAAGTAGAATCGTTTACTGAAAAATCTTTGTCCGGATTGTTGAATTTAGGCGGTACCATGCTGGGAACTTCGCGGGAGAAACCGTTTCGTAAGCAAGGCATTATCTCGGATGTAGATAAACCTGCGTTAATACAACGTAATATTGCAGAATTGGGTCTTGATTGTGTAGTGTGTATCGGGGGGAATGGTACACAGAAAACCGCTGCAAAGTTTGCTGCGATGGGAATCAATATTGTTTCTGTGCCCAAAACAATCGATAACGATATCTGGGGTACCGATATCTCTTTCGGATTCGACTCGGCAGTGAGTATTGCTACGGATGCTATTGACCGGCTTCATTCCACGGCGAGTTCGCACAAAAGAGTGATGGTGATCGAGGTGATGGGACATAAAGCCGGTTGGATTGCTTTATATTCGGGCATGGCAGGTGGAGGCGATGTTATTCTGGTACCGGAGATACCTTACAATATTAAAAATATAGGAGATACGATTTTAAATCGCTTGAAGAAAGGAAAACCCTATTCGATTGTGGTGGTTGCCGAGGGCATCCAGACCGATGGACGTAAACGTGCTGCCGAATATATTGCTCAGGAGATTGAATATGAAACGGGTATTGAGACACGTGAAACTGTATTAGGTTATATTCAGCGTGGTGGGTCGCCTACACCTTTCGACCGTAACTTGTCTACCCGTATGGGAGGACATGCAACAGAACTGATCGCTAATGGACAGTTCGGTCGTATGATTGCT containing:
- a CDS encoding ATP-dependent 6-phosphofructokinase, producing MKIGILTSGGDCPGINATIRGVCKTAINHYGMEVVGIHSGFQGLLTKEVESFTEKSLSGLLNLGGTMLGTSREKPFRKQGIISDVDKPALIQRNIAELGLDCVVCIGGNGTQKTAAKFAAMGINIVSVPKTIDNDIWGTDISFGFDSAVSIATDAIDRLHSTASSHKRVMVIEVMGHKAGWIALYSGMAGGGDVILVPEIPYNIKNIGDTILNRLKKGKPYSIVVVAEGIQTDGRKRAAEYIAQEIEYETGIETRETVLGYIQRGGSPTPFDRNLSTRMGGHATELIANGQFGRMIALKGDEISSVALEEVAGKLKLVTEEHDLVVQGRRMGICFG